A segment of the Aromatoleum aromaticum EbN1 genome:
GACGTCGACATCATCATCGCCCATGGTGCACTGTCGCCCGCGCTGTCGTCGCTTCTCGACGGACGTCCGGTTTTTGCGATGCATCTCGAAGGCAGCGAATTCCGCCGGCTCGACGGCGCCGGATGCCGCAATGCCGAAGCGTTTCGCGGCGTGCGCGTGCACGCGGTCGCCGGCATCGGCCGCCCTGAGCGTTTCTTCGCCCAATTGACCCGGATGGGGCTCGAGGTCGTGCCGCACCCGTTTCCCGATCATCATCCATTCACCGCCGCGGACCTCGATTTCGCACCGGGCGAGCCGAAAATCCTCACCAGCAAGGATGCGGTAAAATGCGCGTCTTTCGCGTCCGCCGACACCTGGGAGTTCCCGGTGAAAGCGCATATCGCCGCGGGCGCCGCCGAACGTATCCTGGAGAAACTGACGCATGGACGCCCGACTGCTTGAAATCCTCGTGTGCCCGATCTGCAAGGGCCCTCTCGACTTCGTCAGGGACAAGCAGGAACTGGTTTGCAAGGCCGACCGCCTCGGCTTCCCCGTCCGCGACGGCATTCCGGTGATGCTCGAAGAGGAAGCGCGCCAGCTCGGCGCTGAAGAAGTCGACGCCTTGCGGCGCCGCTGATGGCCGCGTTCCACGTCGTCATCCCGGCGCGCCACGCGTCGAGCCGGCTTCCGGGCAAGCCGCTCGCCGACATCGCCGGCAAGCCGATGGTCGTGCGCGTGCTCGAGCAGGCGCGCCGCGCCGGCGCCGCGTCGGTGTGGGTCGCCACCGATCACCCGGAGGTGCTCGACGCGGTCAGGGCGGCCGGCGGCGACGCGCTGATGACGCGGGAAGATCATCCGAGCGGCACGGATCGGCTCGCCGAAGTCGTCGACGCGCTCGGCTGGAAAGCGGACGACATCGTCGTCAACGTCCAGGGCGACGAACCGCTGATCGAGCCGAAGCTGATCGCGGCGGTCGCGCAGGCGCTCGCCGACGACCCGGTCGCGGCGATCGCGACCGCCGCCCACCCGCTGCACGCCGCCGCCGAGTTGTTCAACCCGAACGTCGTCAAGGTCGTCTGCGATGCGCACGATCACGCGCTGTATTTTTCGCGCGCCCCGATCCCGTGGGCGCGCGATGCGTTCGCCACTGCCCGCGACGATATTCCCGCCGGCCTGCCGGTGCTGCGTCACGTCGGCCTGTACGCGTACCGCGTCGCGTTCCTGCGCTGCTACGCGAGCCTCGCTCCGTCGCCGCTCGAGCAATGGGAAGCGCTCGAACAGTTGCGCGCGCTGTGGCACGGACACCGGATCCGGGTGATGACCGTCGCGGTCGCGCCGGCAGCGGGCGTCGACACGCCCGAAGACCTCGAGCGCGTGCGGGCGGCGTTTGACCGGCATGAACGAGTCGGTTAAGTTTTGCGGCTTTTGTTGGCAGTTCTTTTTTGCATAACGACGCGGCCGGCAGCATTGGCCGCCTGACTGGGAGAGAGGTGTATGCGTCTGATTCTGTTGGGACCGCCGGGCGCGGGAAAAGGTACGCAGGCGAACTTCATCAAGGAGAAGTTCGGCATTCCGCAGATTTCCACGGGTGACATGCTGCGCGCCGCCGTCAAGGCCGGCACCCCGTTGGGCGTCGAGGCGAAGAAAGTCATGGACGCGGGCGGCTTGGTGTCCGATGACATCATCATCGGCCTCGTGAAGGATCGCCTGAAGGAAGACGACTGCAAGTCCGGCTACATGTTCGACGGCTTCCCGCGGACGATCCCGCAGGCCGACGCGATGAAGGAAGCCGGCGTGCCGATCGATTTCGTCCTCGAAATCGACGTGCCCGACAGCGAGATCATCGAGCGCATGAGCGGGCGGCGCGCGCACCTGGCGTCGGGGCGCACCTACCATGTCAAGTACAATCCGCCGAAAGTCGCCGGCAAGGACGACCTCACCGGCGAAGACCTGGTCCAGCGTGACGACGACCGCGAGGAGACGGTGGCGAAGCGCCTCGAGGTCTATCATTCGCAGACCAAGCCGCTCGTCGAGTACTACTCGAAGTGGGCCGCGTCGGGCGAGCCGGGCACGCCGAAAGTGCGCAAGATCAGTGGCCTCGGCGCGGTGGACGAGATCACTTCGCGGGCTTTCGCGGCGCTGAAGTAAACCGGGTTTTCCCGCATGGTGCGGCGAGCGGCGGGAATTTTTCCCGTCCCTCGCCGCGTTTGCGCTTCCGGACCGTGATGAACAAAGCCAACCTGCTCTATGCCCAGTCCGGCGGGGTGACCGCGGTCATCAACGCGACCGCGGCAAGCGTCATCGAAGCGGCTCGGGCCCGCGCCGATGCGGTCGGCCGGGTGCTTGCGGCGCGGCATGGCATTCTCGGCGCGCTCGACGAGGACCTGATCGACACCGCGCCGCTGTCGGTCGTCGATCTGCGCCGCCTGGCCGGCACGCCGGGCGGGGCGTTCGGCTCGTGCCGCTTCGACCTCGATCCGCCGGAGGCGAATCGCGACCAGTACGACCGCCTGTTCGCAGTGCTTGCGGCCCACGACATCGGTTATTTCCTCTACAACGGCGGCAACGGCTCAATGGATACGGTCGCGAAAGTGTCGCGCGCGGCCGCGGAGCGCGGCTATCCGCTGGTCTGCGTCGGAGTGCCGAAGACCGTCGACAACGACCTCGAAGGCACTGACTGTTCACCCGGTTTCGGCTCCGCGGCGAAGTACGCGGCGACGTCGATGCTCGAAGCCGGGCTCGACCTGGCGGCGATGACGAGCCGCGTCGGGCGCGCGTTCGTGCTGGAAGTCATGGGGCGCAACGCCGGCTGGCTGGCCGCAGCGACCGCGCTCGCCGCGCGCAACGACGACGAGCCGCCGCATGTGATCCTGATGCCCGAAGTGCCGTTCGACGAGGAAGCTTTTCTCGCGGTGGTCCGGTCCACCGTGTCGCGTCTCGGCTATTGCGCGGTCACCGTCTCGGAAGGCATCCGTCGCGCCGACGGCTCGCTGCTGATGGAGCAGGACGAGGATGCGAAAGGCCATGTCCAGCTCGGCGGGGCCGGGCAGTGCATCGCGCGCCTGATCCACTCGCGCCTCGGCTACAAGCATCACTGGGCGATTCCGGACTACCTGCAGCGCGCGGCCGGCCACCTGGTGTCGGCGACCGACCACGCGCAGGCTCGTGCGGTCGGGCAGGCGGCGGTGGAGTATGCGCTGGCGGGGCGCGACGGCGTGATGGCCGCGATCCGCCGCCTCGCCGACGCCCCATACCGCTGGGACGTCGCGCCCGTCGCGGTGGCCGCGATCGCGAACCTCGAACGCCAGGTGCCTCGCGCCTTCATTCGCCCCGACGGGCTGCACGTCACCGACGCCGCGCGCACGTACCTGCGCCCGCTGATCGAAGGGGAAATGCCGGCGTGTTTTGCCGGCGGGCTGCCGGATTATCCGCGTTTCCCGCTGCCCGGTGTGCCGCGCAAGCTCGCGCCGTACCGTCCGTGACGCACGCTCGCCGCGCCCGCCTGGATCACCCGGGGCGGCGCTCCAGCGCGGGATTCAGGCTGTAGAGGCCGGTCAGCTTCGCCTCGGCGAGCACATGGCCCGCGAGCGCATTGCGTACTTCGGCGCCGCCGAAGCGGCCTTCGAGCGCGATGCATTCGACGTCGAGCGCGTAGAGCGTGAAGACGTAATGGTGCACCAGCTCGTCATTCCACGGCGGGCAGGGGCCGTCGTAGCCGTAGTAGTCGCCGCGCATGGATTCGTCGCCCGCGAACCACGCCGTGTAATCGTTGATTCCGTGACGCCCATGCGGGGCCTGCGGTCCGGGCTTGCCGCCCGGCGTGACGGCCGCCGAGAAGCTGCCGGCCGCAATTTCCCGCAGCTCGGCGGGAAGATCCACCAGCACCCAGTGGAAGAAATCGACGCGCGGCAGATTCGCCGGCACGACGCGTCCTTCCTGATTGACGTCGTCGCCCTTGCTTGGAACATCAGGGTCATGGCAGATCAGCGCGAACGAGCGGGTTCCGGACGGGATGCTGGTCCATGCCAGGTGCGGGTTGAGGTTGCTGGCGAGGCACACGTGCCCGGCAGCCGCCGGAATGCAGAATGCGAATTCGCCGGGAATCGTGGCGTTGTCGGTGAAGCTCTGGCTCGTGAGTTTCATGCCCTTGGGCTCCTTTGGTGGGGCGGCGGGAAAGCCGGGATGGATTCATTGTAGAGCGGGTTGCGGTGATCGGTGTCCCGCCTCCCGATCGACATGGGACTCACGCAGGCCTTACGCGGCGCGGCGGCGAAAATCGCGCAGGCGAAAGCCGAGTGCCAAAAGCGTCGCGAAATACGCCACCACGCCGGCGGCGACGATCGCCGACAGCCGCAGCACGCGCGCCAGCCCGCCTTCCGTGAGCCACCACGCGTCGTCGCCACGGCCGAACCACAGCACGGCGCCGAGCACCACCAGCCCGCCCGCGAGCCGCAGCCAGAACCGGCCCCACGCCGGCTGCGGCCGGTACACGCCGCGCCGCCTCAGTCCGCGATACAGCAGCCCCGCGTTGAGCAGCGACGCGAGGCCGATCGACAGCGCGAGCCCCGCGTGCTGCAGCGGCACGATGAACGCGAGGTTCATCAGCTGCGTCGCCGCGAGCGTCAGCAGCGCGATCTTCACCGGCGTGCGGATGTCCTGGCGCGCATAGAAGCCGGGCGCGAGGATCTTCACGAGGATGAGCCCGGCAAGCCCGATGCTGTATGCGATCAGCGCGAGGCGGGTCTGCATCACGTCGGCGGCGGAGAACGCGCCGTGCTGGAACAGCGTCGAGATCAGCGGCACCGCGAGCAACGCCAGCGCCAGCGCCGCCGGCAGCGTCAGCATCAGCGTCAGGCGCAGGCCCCAGTCGAGCAGCGACGAAAAAGCTTCGGGCTGTTCGTCGGCATGCAGCTTCGACAGGCTCGGCAGCAGGATCGTCCCGAGCGCTGCGCCGAGCAGTCCGGCGGGGAATTCCATCAGGCGGTCCGCGTAGTACAGCCACGACACGCTGCCGCTGGGGAGAAACGACGCGAAGATGGTGTTGATGATCAGCGACACCTGGCTCACCGAAACGCCGAGCATCGCCGGCCCCATCAGCTTCGCGATGCGGCGTACGCCCGGGTCCGACAGCTTGAGGTCGAAGCGTGGCAGCAGCCCGATGCGCGCGAGCGGCCGCAGCTGCAGCATCAGCTGCAGCACGCCGCCGATGAACACCGCCCAGCCGAGCGCGAGCACCGGCGGGTCGAAGTACGGCGCGGCGAACAGTGCCATGCCGATGAACGACAGGTTCAGCAGCACCGGCGTGAAAGCCGGAATCGCGAAGCGGCTCCAGGTGTTGAGCACGCCGCCGGCGAGCGCGACGAGCGACATGAACAGGATGTACGGGAACGTGATGCGCGTCAGCTCGACGGTCAGCGCGAACTTGTCCGGAGTTGCCGCAAACCCCGGCGCCGTCACCTGGATGATCCAGGGCGATGCGAGAATGCCGAGCACCGACACTGCGGTCACCGCGAGCCCGAGTGCCGTGGCGACGCGATTGACGAGCCGGTGCGCTTCCTCGGGCCCCTGGCGGTTCCGGTATTCGGCGAGGATCGGCACGAAAGCCTGCGAGAACGCCCCTTCGGCGAACATGCGCCGCAGCAGGTTCGGCAGACGGAACGCGACAAAAAAAGCGTCGGTCGCGATCCCGGCGCCGAATGCCCGGGCAATGACGAAATCGCGGACGAAGCCCAGGATGCGCGACAACAGGGTCATGCCGCTTACGGTGGCGAGGGCGCGCAGCAGATTCATCTGGGATAGCCAAAAGGGGGAGATGATAGCGGCTGGAGGCTCGCGGCGCACTTGCATCGGACAGTCCGAATCGGTAGACTCGCGCGTTTTCAAGAACCAACCAACGGAAGAACATCTATGGCCAATTCGGCACAAGCCCGCAAGCGCGCCCGTCAGGCGGTCGTGGCCCGCGCTCACAACGGCAGCCTGCGTTCTCGTCTGCGTACCGCGATCAAGGCTGTGCAAAAGGCCGTCGTGGGTGGCGACAAGGCTGCGGCGCAAGCGACGTTCCGCACCTCGATGAGCACCATCGACAGCATCGCGGACAAGAAGATCATCCACAAGAACAAAGCCGCTCGCCACAAGAGCCGCCTGTCGGCCGCGATCAAGGCGATGACCGCCTGATCTTTACACCCGCTGGCAGCAAGTGAAAACGGCGACTTCGGGTCGCCGTTTTTTATTGTCCGCGGCGCGTCCGCCGCTGCGAGAGTGCAACGCCCGTTTCTGCGTCGGGCCGAACAAGACAGGGCTGCGCGGGGAATCAGATCTTCAGCTGGTCGTCGTCGATCCGGTCCACGACCAGGTCGTTGTCTTTGGCAAAGTTGGTCAGGAACTTGTAGGCCAGAGGCTCGATCTTGTACAGCCTGGCATCGACCAGCACCGCCTTGTGCCCTTTGAGCGTGCAACCCGGGCGGACGTAGGGCGAATACATCATGCGATGATCCGCGCCGAAAGCAGACATGATTCCGCACAGGCGGTCTGCCCAGTCGCTCGGGCGGAAAGTCTTTCCCTCTCGCGTGACTCCGATGATGACGAAGCTTTCGATCAATTGGCTCATGTAGCGCAACCCGGCGGCTGAGGGAATTTTCAGGAGGCGGCGTCCCGGCTCGAGCCGGTGTTGTGAGGACCGCGAAAGACGCGGCGGATTCTAGCAGAAAACCGGCTTTGCGATTTCATGTCGTGGCTGACGGTTTCATGATGTGGGTGCGGTGAGGCGGGGAGGCGACACGCGCCGGGGGTTTGCATCGGGGCTTGCAATCTGTACAAGGCGCGCCTTTTTCGCTTAACATCGACCCTTCGATTATTCACGGCGGCCAGTGCCGCCGTGTGCATTTCTGCTTCATCCTGATCGGGGTCCTCCATGTCGCATCTCATGAATACTTACGCCAGATTGCCGGTCGCATTCACGCACGGCGAAGGGGTCTGGCTTTTCGATGAGACGGGCAAGCGTTATCTGGACGGCCTGTCCGGGATCGCCGTGTCGACGCTCGGTCACAA
Coding sequences within it:
- a CDS encoding Trm112 family protein, with amino-acid sequence MDARLLEILVCPICKGPLDFVRDKQELVCKADRLGFPVRDGIPVMLEEEARQLGAEEVDALRRR
- the kdsB gene encoding 3-deoxy-manno-octulosonate cytidylyltransferase codes for the protein MAAFHVVIPARHASSRLPGKPLADIAGKPMVVRVLEQARRAGAASVWVATDHPEVLDAVRAAGGDALMTREDHPSGTDRLAEVVDALGWKADDIVVNVQGDEPLIEPKLIAAVAQALADDPVAAIATAAHPLHAAAELFNPNVVKVVCDAHDHALYFSRAPIPWARDAFATARDDIPAGLPVLRHVGLYAYRVAFLRCYASLAPSPLEQWEALEQLRALWHGHRIRVMTVAVAPAAGVDTPEDLERVRAAFDRHERVG
- the adk gene encoding adenylate kinase — protein: MRLILLGPPGAGKGTQANFIKEKFGIPQISTGDMLRAAVKAGTPLGVEAKKVMDAGGLVSDDIIIGLVKDRLKEDDCKSGYMFDGFPRTIPQADAMKEAGVPIDFVLEIDVPDSEIIERMSGRRAHLASGRTYHVKYNPPKVAGKDDLTGEDLVQRDDDREETVAKRLEVYHSQTKPLVEYYSKWAASGEPGTPKVRKISGLGAVDEITSRAFAALK
- a CDS encoding 6-phosphofructokinase — protein: MNKANLLYAQSGGVTAVINATAASVIEAARARADAVGRVLAARHGILGALDEDLIDTAPLSVVDLRRLAGTPGGAFGSCRFDLDPPEANRDQYDRLFAVLAAHDIGYFLYNGGNGSMDTVAKVSRAAAERGYPLVCVGVPKTVDNDLEGTDCSPGFGSAAKYAATSMLEAGLDLAAMTSRVGRAFVLEVMGRNAGWLAAATALAARNDDEPPHVILMPEVPFDEEAFLAVVRSTVSRLGYCAVTVSEGIRRADGSLLMEQDEDAKGHVQLGGAGQCIARLIHSRLGYKHHWAIPDYLQRAAGHLVSATDHAQARAVGQAAVEYALAGRDGVMAAIRRLADAPYRWDVAPVAVAAIANLERQVPRAFIRPDGLHVTDAARTYLRPLIEGEMPACFAGGLPDYPRFPLPGVPRKLAPYRP
- a CDS encoding YbhB/YbcL family Raf kinase inhibitor-like protein, yielding MKLTSQSFTDNATIPGEFAFCIPAAAGHVCLASNLNPHLAWTSIPSGTRSFALICHDPDVPSKGDDVNQEGRVVPANLPRVDFFHWVLVDLPAELREIAAGSFSAAVTPGGKPGPQAPHGRHGINDYTAWFAGDESMRGDYYGYDGPCPPWNDELVHHYVFTLYALDVECIALEGRFGGAEVRNALAGHVLAEAKLTGLYSLNPALERRPG
- the murJ gene encoding murein biosynthesis integral membrane protein MurJ yields the protein MNLLRALATVSGMTLLSRILGFVRDFVIARAFGAGIATDAFFVAFRLPNLLRRMFAEGAFSQAFVPILAEYRNRQGPEEAHRLVNRVATALGLAVTAVSVLGILASPWIIQVTAPGFAATPDKFALTVELTRITFPYILFMSLVALAGGVLNTWSRFAIPAFTPVLLNLSFIGMALFAAPYFDPPVLALGWAVFIGGVLQLMLQLRPLARIGLLPRFDLKLSDPGVRRIAKLMGPAMLGVSVSQVSLIINTIFASFLPSGSVSWLYYADRLMEFPAGLLGAALGTILLPSLSKLHADEQPEAFSSLLDWGLRLTLMLTLPAALALALLAVPLISTLFQHGAFSAADVMQTRLALIAYSIGLAGLILVKILAPGFYARQDIRTPVKIALLTLAATQLMNLAFIVPLQHAGLALSIGLASLLNAGLLYRGLRRRGVYRPQPAWGRFWLRLAGGLVVLGAVLWFGRGDDAWWLTEGGLARVLRLSAIVAAGVVAYFATLLALGFRLRDFRRRAA
- the rpsT gene encoding 30S ribosomal protein S20; translated protein: MANSAQARKRARQAVVARAHNGSLRSRLRTAIKAVQKAVVGGDKAAAQATFRTSMSTIDSIADKKIIHKNKAARHKSRLSAAIKAMTA
- a CDS encoding DUF3579 domain-containing protein; translation: MSQLIESFVIIGVTREGKTFRPSDWADRLCGIMSAFGADHRMMYSPYVRPGCTLKGHKAVLVDARLYKIEPLAYKFLTNFAKDNDLVVDRIDDDQLKI